The Streptomyces sp. NBC_01298 genome contains the following window.
GCTGCGGCCCGGCCACCACCGCCTGGGCGGTGATCGCCCTCCCGCTCCTGCCCGTATGGGTGCCGCTCGCCGTGCTGCCGGCCGCCGCGCCCGAGGTCAGGCCCCGGCTGCTGCCTCCCGCCGCCGTCGGACTCGCCACCGGCGCGTACCTCGCGTACTGCCTGGCGACCCGCCCGGTGAGCGCCGAGATCCGCGGGCACACCCTCGGATACGGGGTGAACGTTCCGTGGATGCCCTTGGCCCTCGCGGGCTATCTGTACGCCACGCTCGGCGCCCTGCTCCTCGCGGGGGACCGCCGGCTGCGCCTCCTGGGCCTGCTGATGGCGGTCGGGGCCCTGGTCTGCGCCGCCCTGTGGAGGCTGGAGTTCGCCTCCACCTGGTGCGCCTTCGCGGCGGCCGCCTCGACGCTGATCCTGGTCTGGACCGGCGACCGCGCGCGTTCCCCTTGTGTACGCGAGGGCGCCGGACGGGCGGCGCCGGACCTGTAACACCGGCCGGCGCGCCGAACAGGAGCATCCGCCGAAGGTAAAAAGATTCGGGCGCCGATCACGGGCCCACCTTGCGGTTTGTCGCTTTTCGGCCGCGGAGCCCCCGGGATGCAGCCACGGCGGAGTGGCTGGGTGCGCGCGGGGTTCCGACACCACGGCGCGGAGCCGGGCCCCGTAACACGTTCGACTTCTGACGTGGCGGATTCGAGCGGACGCACCCCGCCCGCGGATCCCTCCCCGGGGCCGCCGCGGTCACTCCGGGATGAACGGCCATCCACAGCGGGTCGTCGTTCCCAGCATCCGATGGGACCTTCAGAGCCCTTCCGCGGGCCGGGAAACGAGGCGGTCCGCGACCGCCACCGACGAAATACGCCTTGACGTATCTAGTGACTTCGCAAGCACTCGGCAGTAGAACTCGTTCTCATTCCGCCTAGAGTGAGGAAGCTCACATGAGCGACAAAGGCCTGCACAAAACGAACCAGAACGGCGTCTCCCGTCGAGGATTTCTCGGTAGAACGGGTTCCATCCTGGGTGCGATGG
Protein-coding sequences here:
- a CDS encoding DUF6629 family protein, which produces MCWSATADLTAGTVITAAGIACLARTRRTRDLPLAALPLILGAHQLIEAAVWRSADGGGCGPATTAWAVIALPLLPVWVPLAVLPAAAPEVRPRLLPPAAVGLATGAYLAYCLATRPVSAEIRGHTLGYGVNVPWMPLALAGYLYATLGALLLAGDRRLRLLGLLMAVGALVCAALWRLEFASTWCAFAAAASTLILVWTGDRARSPCVREGAGRAAPDL